The following coding sequences are from one Halomicrobium zhouii window:
- a CDS encoding CBS domain-containing protein: MLVAELMTADVVTVDHEATLDDAVERLVGNGVGSVVVVKSGYPSGIITESDALEAALRSGRALSAIPVDEVSHSPIVTTSPDATVQGVARQMADEDVKKVPVVDDLDLVGIVTHSDIVWHLSDIEDEATRLDQVRDRWESRKGL, encoded by the coding sequence ATGCTCGTCGCGGAACTGATGACCGCCGACGTGGTCACAGTCGACCACGAGGCGACGCTCGACGACGCCGTCGAACGGCTCGTCGGCAACGGGGTGGGATCGGTCGTCGTCGTGAAGAGCGGCTATCCGTCGGGAATTATTACCGAATCCGACGCCCTCGAAGCGGCGTTACGGTCTGGCCGGGCGCTGTCGGCGATTCCGGTCGACGAGGTGAGTCACAGTCCGATCGTCACGACGTCGCCGGACGCGACCGTACAGGGAGTCGCCCGGCAGATGGCCGACGAGGACGTCAAGAAGGTCCCCGTCGTCGACGACCTGGATCTCGTGGGCATCGTCACCCACTCCGACATCGTCTGGCACCTCTCGGACATCGAGGACGAGGCGACGCGACTCGACCAGGTCAGGGACCGGTGGGAGTCCCGGAAGGGACTCTAA
- a CDS encoding uracil-DNA glycosylase, which yields MDARQESASNPFGMDEECENCPELCETRTTIAHGYGDVGAEFVVLGDSPSEAADETGIPFLGDEERGVLDVLAAVDMCEDPDAMEPELSNVFLTYTARCRHPEREPTDREVQNCEPYLNSEIRMINPEIIVPVGQRPLNELAFEYTTFSADELDVEERHATTIRGRGFEIMPMIDPAEQTDDQRTAFLEHFSETLGRDYRQTKGRRGR from the coding sequence ATGGACGCGAGACAGGAATCGGCGTCGAACCCCTTCGGGATGGACGAGGAGTGCGAGAACTGTCCCGAGCTCTGCGAGACGCGGACGACCATCGCGCACGGCTACGGCGACGTCGGTGCCGAGTTCGTCGTTCTCGGCGATTCACCCAGCGAGGCCGCCGACGAGACCGGGATTCCGTTCCTCGGTGACGAGGAGCGGGGCGTGCTGGACGTGCTCGCCGCGGTCGACATGTGCGAGGACCCCGACGCGATGGAGCCCGAGCTCTCGAACGTCTTTCTCACCTACACCGCACGGTGTCGTCATCCCGAACGCGAGCCGACCGACCGGGAGGTCCAGAACTGCGAGCCGTACCTCAACAGCGAGATACGGATGATCAACCCCGAGATCATCGTCCCCGTCGGCCAGCGACCGCTGAACGAACTGGCCTTCGAGTACACGACCTTCTCCGCGGACGAACTCGACGTCGAGGAACGTCACGCGACGACCATCCGCGGACGCGGGTTCGAGATCATGCCGATGATCGATCCAGCCGAGCAGACCGACGACCAGCGGACTGCCTTTCTCGAACACTTCAGCGAGACGCTCGGACGCGATTACCGACAGACAAAGGGCCGCCGCGGGCGATAG